In one Streptomyces sp. NBC_01288 genomic region, the following are encoded:
- a CDS encoding sensor histidine kinase, with translation MTNEGPTSRRSPGEPWGGVRPFSIKTKLGALVVIAVLITTGLMMIAMRTATELRFITVFSMIATLLITQFVAHSLTAPLDEMNTVARSISRGDYTRRVRENRRDELGDLAGTINVMADELEAQERQRKELVANVSHELRTPIAGLRAVLENVVDGVSAADPETMRTALKQTERLGRLVETLLDLSRLDNGVVPLKTRRFEVWPYLSGVLKEANMVASARAGIASGSGSHTRTDVHLHLDVTPPELTALADPERIHQVVANLIDNAVKHSPAHGRVTVKARRGSRPESLELEVLDEGPGIPKAQWAHIFERFNRGAVSSPHGPGSDGGTGLGLAIARWAVDLHGGRIGVAESDRGCRIIVTLPGLPSMPS, from the coding sequence ATGACGAACGAAGGGCCGACGTCACGGAGGAGCCCCGGGGAACCCTGGGGCGGCGTACGCCCGTTCTCGATCAAGACCAAGCTGGGCGCGCTGGTCGTCATCGCGGTGCTCATCACCACCGGGCTGATGATGATCGCCATGCGCACGGCGACGGAGCTGCGCTTCATCACGGTCTTCTCGATGATCGCCACACTGCTGATAACGCAGTTCGTGGCGCATTCGCTCACCGCGCCGCTGGACGAGATGAACACGGTGGCCCGGTCGATCTCGCGCGGCGACTACACGCGCCGGGTGCGCGAGAACCGCCGTGACGAACTGGGCGACCTGGCCGGGACGATCAACGTCATGGCCGACGAGCTGGAGGCGCAGGAGCGCCAGCGCAAGGAACTCGTCGCGAACGTCTCGCACGAGCTGCGCACCCCCATCGCGGGCCTGCGCGCCGTACTGGAGAACGTCGTCGACGGCGTCTCGGCCGCCGATCCGGAGACCATGCGGACGGCGTTGAAGCAGACGGAGCGGTTGGGACGTCTCGTCGAGACGCTGCTCGATCTCTCCCGGCTGGACAACGGCGTCGTACCGCTGAAGACGCGCCGGTTCGAGGTGTGGCCGTATCTCTCGGGCGTGCTCAAGGAGGCCAACATGGTCGCCTCCGCGCGCGCGGGCATCGCGTCGGGCTCGGGCAGTCACACGCGGACGGACGTCCATCTGCACCTCGACGTGACCCCGCCCGAGCTGACCGCGCTCGCCGACCCGGAGCGCATCCACCAGGTCGTCGCCAACCTGATCGACAACGCGGTCAAGCACAGCCCCGCGCACGGCCGGGTGACGGTGAAGGCGCGGCGCGGTTCGCGGCCGGAGTCGCTGGAGCTGGAGGTCCTGGACGAGGGGCCCGGCATCCCGAAGGCGCAGTGGGCGCACATCTTCGAGCGGTTCAACCGGGGAGCGGTCAGCTCGCCGCACGGACCGGGCAGCGACGGCGGTACGGGCCTCGGCCTGGCGATCGCCCGCTGGGCGGTGGATCTGCACGGCGGCCGGATCGGTGTGGCCGAATCCGACCGTGGCTGCCGGATCATCGTCACCCTCCCGGGACTGCCCTCCATGCCAAGTTGA
- a CDS encoding multifunctional oxoglutarate decarboxylase/oxoglutarate dehydrogenase thiamine pyrophosphate-binding subunit/dihydrolipoyllysine-residue succinyltransferase subunit, giving the protein MSSQSPSNSTISTESDQAAGKNPAAAFGPNEWLVDEIYQQYLQDPNSVDRAWWDFFADYKPGAAAAPTSTSAGTAAAGAVGTTPAPAAPAAPAPAPAAPAAPAAPAVPAPAPAAAAPAPVKAVAPAPAPAKAAAPAAQPKKAEPAAEAVGGPEFITLRGPAAAVAKNMNASVEVPTATSVRAVPVKLLFDNRIVINNHLKRARGGKISFTHLIGYAMVQAIKAMPSMNYSFVEKDGKPTLVKPEHVNFGLAIDLVKPNGDRQLVVAGIKKAETLNFFEFWQAYEDIVRRARDGKLTMDDFTGVTVSLTNPGGLGTVHSVPRLMPGQSVIMGVGSMDYPAEFQGTSQDTLNKLGISKVMTLTSTYDHRVIQGAASGEFLRNVANLLLGESGFYDEIFEALRIPYEPVRWLKDIDASHDNDVTKAARVFELIHSYRVRGHVMADTDPLEYRQRKHPDLDITEHGLTLWDLEREFAVGGFAGKSLMKLRDILGVLRDSYCRTTGIEFMHIQDPKQRKWIQDRIERSHSKPEREEQLRILRRLNAAEAFETFLQTKYVGQKRFSLEGGESVIPLLDAVIDSAAESRLDEVVIGMAHRGRLNVLANIVGKSYAQIFREFEGNLDPKSMHGSGDVKYHLGAQGTFTGLDGEQIKVTLAANPSHLETVDPIIEGIVRARQDIINKGGTDFTVLPLALHGDAAFAGQGVVAETLNMSQLRGYRTGGTIHIVINNQVGFTAAPESSRSSMYATDVARMIEAPIFHVNGDDPEAVVRVARLAFEFRQAFNKDVVIDLICYRRRGHNESDNPAFTQPLMYDLIDKKRSVRKLYTESLIGRGDITLEEAEQALQDYQGQLEKVFTEVREATAQPGAAPMSDPQAEFPVAVSTAISSEVVKRIAESQVNIPDTFHVHPRLLPQLQRRATMVEDGTIDWGMGETLAIGSLLLEGTPVRLSGQDSRRGTFGQRHAVLIDRQTGEDYTPLQYLSEEQARYNVYDSLLSEYAVMGFEYGYSLARPDALVMWEAQFGDFVNGAQSVVDEYISAAEQKWGQTSGVTLLLPHGHEGQGPDHSSARVERFLQLCAQNNMTVAMPTLPSNYFHLLRWQVHNPHHKPLVVFTPKSMLRLKAAASKTEEFTTGQFRPVIGDVSVTDPAAVRKVVFVTGKLYYDLEAERTKRGTTDTAIIRLERLYPLPGAEIQAEIAKYPNAEKYLWAQEEPANQGAWPFIALNLIDHLDLAVGADVPHGERLRRISRPHGSSPAVGSAKRHQAEQEQLVREVFEA; this is encoded by the coding sequence GTGTCGTCACAGTCCCCCAGTAACTCGACCATCTCGACCGAGTCCGACCAAGCCGCGGGTAAGAATCCCGCGGCGGCGTTCGGGCCCAACGAGTGGCTCGTCGACGAGATCTATCAGCAGTACCTCCAGGATCCGAACTCGGTAGACCGAGCCTGGTGGGACTTCTTCGCCGACTACAAGCCGGGCGCGGCTGCCGCCCCGACCTCGACTTCGGCGGGTACTGCGGCCGCGGGGGCCGTAGGAACCACCCCGGCCCCGGCGGCACCCGCCGCCCCGGCCCCGGCTCCTGCTGCGCCCGCCGCGCCTGCCGCTCCGGCGGTCCCCGCGCCGGCGCCCGCAGCGGCCGCTCCGGCGCCGGTGAAGGCCGTAGCCCCGGCTCCTGCGCCTGCGAAGGCGGCGGCCCCGGCCGCTCAGCCGAAGAAGGCCGAGCCGGCGGCCGAGGCCGTCGGTGGCCCGGAGTTCATCACGCTGCGCGGTCCCGCCGCCGCGGTCGCGAAGAACATGAACGCTTCGGTCGAGGTGCCCACGGCGACGTCCGTGCGCGCGGTCCCGGTCAAGCTGCTCTTCGACAACCGCATCGTCATCAACAACCACCTGAAGCGTGCCCGGGGCGGGAAGATCTCCTTCACCCACCTCATCGGCTACGCGATGGTGCAGGCCATCAAGGCCATGCCGTCGATGAACTACTCGTTCGTCGAGAAGGACGGCAAGCCGACGCTGGTCAAGCCGGAGCACGTCAACTTCGGTCTCGCCATCGACCTGGTGAAGCCGAACGGCGACCGCCAGCTCGTCGTCGCCGGCATCAAGAAGGCCGAGACGCTGAACTTCTTCGAGTTCTGGCAGGCCTACGAGGACATCGTCCGCCGTGCCCGCGACGGCAAGCTGACGATGGATGACTTCACGGGCGTCACCGTGTCGTTGACCAACCCCGGCGGCCTCGGCACCGTCCACTCGGTGCCGCGTCTGATGCCCGGTCAGTCGGTCATCATGGGCGTCGGCTCCATGGACTACCCGGCGGAGTTCCAGGGCACGAGCCAGGACACCCTCAACAAGCTCGGCATCTCGAAGGTCATGACGCTCACGTCGACCTACGACCACCGGGTCATCCAGGGCGCCGCCTCCGGCGAGTTCCTGCGGAACGTCGCGAACCTCCTGCTCGGCGAGAGCGGCTTCTACGACGAGATCTTCGAGGCGCTGCGCATCCCGTACGAGCCGGTCCGCTGGCTCAAGGACATCGACGCGTCGCACGACAACGACGTGACGAAGGCCGCCCGCGTCTTCGAGCTGATCCACTCCTACCGGGTCCGCGGCCACGTCATGGCCGACACCGACCCGCTGGAGTACCGCCAGCGCAAGCACCCCGACCTGGACATCACCGAGCACGGCCTCACCCTGTGGGACCTGGAGCGGGAGTTCGCGGTCGGCGGCTTCGCCGGCAAGTCCCTGATGAAGCTGCGCGACATCCTGGGAGTGCTGCGGGACTCCTACTGCCGCACCACCGGCATCGAGTTCATGCACATCCAGGACCCGAAGCAGCGCAAGTGGATCCAGGACCGCATCGAGCGCTCGCACTCCAAGCCGGAGCGCGAGGAGCAGCTGCGCATCCTGCGCCGCCTGAACGCGGCGGAGGCCTTCGAGACCTTCCTCCAGACGAAGTACGTCGGCCAGAAGCGCTTCTCCCTTGAGGGCGGCGAGTCGGTCATCCCGCTGCTGGACGCGGTCATCGACAGCGCGGCCGAGTCGCGCCTCGACGAGGTCGTCATCGGCATGGCCCACCGCGGCCGCCTGAACGTGCTCGCGAACATCGTCGGCAAGTCGTACGCCCAGATCTTCCGCGAGTTCGAGGGCAACCTCGACCCGAAGTCGATGCACGGCTCCGGCGACGTGAAGTACCACCTGGGCGCCCAGGGCACCTTCACCGGCCTGGACGGCGAGCAGATCAAGGTCACGCTCGCGGCGAACCCGTCCCACCTGGAGACGGTCGACCCGATCATCGAGGGCATCGTCCGCGCCCGCCAGGACATCATCAACAAGGGCGGCACGGACTTCACGGTCCTGCCCCTCGCCCTGCACGGTGACGCGGCCTTCGCGGGCCAGGGCGTGGTGGCCGAGACGCTCAACATGTCCCAGCTGCGCGGCTACCGCACCGGCGGCACGATCCACATCGTCATCAACAACCAGGTCGGCTTCACGGCGGCTCCCGAGTCGTCGCGTTCCTCGATGTACGCCACGGACGTGGCTCGCATGATCGAGGCCCCGATCTTCCACGTGAACGGCGACGACCCGGAGGCCGTGGTCCGCGTCGCGCGGCTGGCCTTCGAGTTCCGTCAGGCGTTCAACAAGGACGTGGTGATCGACCTCATCTGCTACCGCCGCCGCGGTCACAACGAGTCGGACAACCCGGCCTTCACCCAGCCCCTGATGTACGACCTGATCGACAAGAAGCGCTCGGTGCGCAAGCTGTACACCGAGTCGCTGATCGGCCGGGGCGACATCACCCTTGAGGAAGCGGAGCAGGCGCTCCAGGACTACCAGGGCCAGCTGGAGAAGGTCTTCACGGAGGTCCGCGAGGCGACCGCCCAGCCGGGTGCCGCCCCGATGTCGGACCCGCAGGCGGAGTTCCCGGTCGCGGTGTCCACGGCGATCTCCTCGGAGGTCGTGAAGCGGATCGCCGAGTCCCAGGTCAACATCCCGGACACCTTCCACGTCCACCCGCGTCTGCTGCCCCAGTTGCAGCGCCGGGCGACGATGGTCGAGGACGGGACGATCGACTGGGGCATGGGCGAGACGCTGGCGATCGGCTCCCTGCTGCTTGAGGGCACCCCGGTGCGCCTCTCCGGCCAGGACTCCCGCCGAGGCACGTTCGGCCAGCGCCACGCGGTCCTCATCGACCGTCAGACGGGCGAGGACTACACCCCGCTCCAGTACCTCTCCGAGGAGCAGGCGCGCTACAACGTCTACGACTCCCTCCTCTCCGAGTACGCGGTCATGGGCTTCGAGTACGGCTACTCGCTGGCCCGCCCCGACGCGCTCGTGATGTGGGAGGCGCAGTTCGGCGACTTCGTCAACGGCGCGCAGTCGGTGGTCGACGAGTACATCTCGGCGGCGGAGCAGAAGTGGGGCCAGACGTCCGGCGTCACGCTCCTCCTCCCCCACGGCCACGAGGGCCAGGGGCCGGACCACTCCTCTGCTCGCGTGGAGCGCTTCCTCCAGCTCTGCGCGCAGAACAACATGACGGTCGCGATGCCGACCCTCCCGTCGAACTACTTCCACCTCCTGCGGTGGCAGGTGCACAACCCGCACCACAAGCCGCTGGTGGTCTTCACCCCGAAGTCGATGCTGCGCCTCAAGGCCGCCGCGTCGAAGACGGAGGAATTCACGACGGGCCAGTTCCGCCCGGTCATCGGCGACGTGTCGGTGACGGACCCGGCGGCCGTCCGCAAGGTCGTCTTCGTGACGGGCAAGCTGTACTACGACCTGGAGGCCGAGCGCACCAAGCGCGGCACCACGGACACGGCGATCATCCGCCTTGAGCGGCTGTACCCGCTGCCCGGTGCCGAGATCCAGGCCGAGATCGCCAAGTACCCGAACGCCGAGAAGTACCTCTGGGCCCAGGAGGAGCCGGCCAACCAGGGCGCCTGGCCGTTCATCGCCCTGAACCTGATCGACCACCTGGACCTGGCGGTCGGCGCGGACGTGCCCCACGGCGAGCGCCTGCGGCGGATCTCCCGCCCGCACGGCTCGTCGCCGGCGGTGGGTTCGGCCAAGCGGCATCAGGCGGAGCAGGAGCAGTTGGTGCGTGAGGTGTTCGAGGCGTAA
- a CDS encoding DUF6104 family protein, protein MYFTDRGIEELEKRRGEEEVTFEWLAEQLRTFVDLNPDFEVPVERLATWLARLDDEDDDE, encoded by the coding sequence ATGTACTTCACGGACCGTGGCATCGAAGAACTGGAGAAGCGGCGCGGCGAGGAAGAAGTCACCTTCGAGTGGCTCGCCGAGCAGCTGCGGACGTTCGTCGATCTGAACCCGGACTTCGAGGTCCCGGTGGAACGCCTGGCGACCTGGCTGGCCCGACTGGACGACGAGGACGACGACGAGTAG
- a CDS encoding DUF4097 family beta strand repeat-containing protein yields MSEWSVAEPKKLTFDEPVSDLHVRIVNGTVNVVGTDEGSARMEISEIDGPPLVVTQQNGTLTVAYEDLPWKGFLKWLDRKGWRRSAVVSLAVPASTRVEVGVVGAAAVVSGISGPSVVRGVTGDTTLVSLSGSVRAETVSGNLEAQAVTGDLRFNSVSGDLTVVEGSGPSVRAESVSGSMIVDLDPDGPTDVRLTNVSGEIAIRLPHPADADVEANTASGSISNAFDGLRVHGQWGAHKITGRLGAGTGKLRATTVSGSIALLRRPAAEDEGEDDGPRGGDAEATVSATRADKTPRADMTKGPDAAAKPVVATGPEDSGPGDTAEDARPRETGPDASDDSADAPAPGVTDDASGAPVDGAQGNSGDNSVSGPGGASGTTAADGTTDKKVL; encoded by the coding sequence ATGTCCGAGTGGTCCGTCGCAGAGCCCAAGAAGCTCACGTTCGACGAGCCCGTGAGCGATCTCCACGTGCGCATCGTCAACGGAACGGTGAACGTCGTGGGGACGGACGAGGGTTCCGCCCGCATGGAAATCTCCGAGATCGACGGGCCACCTCTGGTGGTGACCCAGCAGAACGGCACGCTGACGGTGGCGTACGAGGACCTCCCCTGGAAGGGCTTCCTCAAGTGGCTCGACCGGAAGGGCTGGCGGCGCAGCGCGGTGGTCTCCCTGGCCGTCCCCGCGAGCACCCGGGTCGAGGTCGGGGTGGTCGGCGCCGCTGCCGTCGTCTCCGGGATCAGCGGGCCTTCGGTGGTACGCGGGGTCACCGGCGACACGACCCTCGTCAGCCTCTCCGGATCCGTCCGCGCCGAGACCGTCTCCGGGAACCTGGAGGCCCAGGCCGTCACCGGCGACCTCCGTTTCAACTCGGTCTCCGGCGACCTCACCGTCGTCGAGGGCTCGGGCCCCTCCGTGCGCGCCGAGTCCGTGAGCGGCTCCATGATCGTGGACCTCGACCCGGACGGCCCGACCGACGTCCGCCTCACCAACGTCTCGGGCGAGATCGCCATCCGCCTCCCGCATCCCGCGGACGCGGACGTCGAGGCCAACACGGCGAGCGGCTCGATCTCCAACGCCTTCGACGGACTCCGGGTGCACGGCCAGTGGGGCGCCCACAAGATCACCGGCCGCCTGGGCGCGGGCACGGGGAAGCTGCGCGCCACGACCGTCTCCGGTTCGATCGCGCTGCTGCGCCGCCCGGCGGCGGAGGACGAGGGCGAGGACGACGGGCCGCGGGGCGGGGACGCGGAGGCGACCGTCTCCGCGACGCGGGCTGACAAGACACCTCGGGCTGACATGACGAAGGGGCCCGATGCAGCGGCGAAGCCTGTTGTGGCGACGGGGCCCGAGGACAGTGGGCCGGGTGACACGGCCGAGGATGCGAGGCCGCGGGAAACGGGGCCGGACGCTTCGGACGACTCTGCGGACGCGCCCGCGCCCGGCGTGACGGACGACGCTTCCGGCGCCCCTGTGGACGGGGCTCAGGGCAACTCGGGGGACAATTCCGTTTCCGGCCCGGGCGGTGCTTCCGGCACCACCGCAGCCGACGGCACGACCGACAAGAAGGTGCTCTGA
- a CDS encoding helix-turn-helix transcriptional regulator, whose protein sequence is MPPVFAHGRLRLYLLKLLDEAPRHGYEVIRLLEERFQGLYAPSAGTVYPRLSKLEAEGLVTHTTEGGRKVYAITDAGRAELADRSGELADLELEIRESVAELAAEIRADVRGAAGDLRREMRAAATEARQGNGTGRGHRSEHEGPAGDFTDFGDKESWRAAKEEMRRAKQEWKEQARRAKDESRRAREEAQQARRQAKEAQTRAWAQAQEEMQRIGRQVQEHAQDHFARGDWPTGVRESLTELAKEFGDFGKEFGKDFGFGGRPSTGKSAPTTTPGGSTPEYGQTPEDFPAEYEPTWAHEDSTGEPARDLDRLLDRFRDDIRDAARDHGVTEDQLRDTRRHLSAAAAHIGAVLRGGRKG, encoded by the coding sequence ATGCCTCCCGTCTTCGCCCACGGCCGCCTCCGCCTCTACCTGCTGAAGCTGCTGGACGAGGCCCCCCGACACGGCTACGAGGTCATCCGCCTCCTGGAGGAGCGCTTCCAGGGGCTGTACGCGCCCTCGGCGGGCACGGTCTACCCGCGCCTGTCCAAGCTGGAGGCCGAGGGCCTGGTCACCCACACCACCGAGGGCGGCCGCAAGGTGTACGCCATCACGGACGCCGGCCGCGCCGAACTGGCCGACCGCAGCGGCGAGTTGGCCGACCTGGAGCTGGAGATCCGCGAGTCGGTCGCCGAACTGGCCGCCGAGATCCGGGCCGACGTCCGGGGCGCCGCGGGCGACCTGCGCCGCGAGATGCGCGCGGCGGCCACGGAGGCCCGGCAGGGAAACGGGACCGGGCGCGGTCATCGGAGTGAACACGAAGGCCCCGCCGGGGACTTCACGGACTTCGGTGACAAGGAGTCGTGGCGCGCCGCCAAGGAGGAGATGCGCCGCGCCAAGCAGGAGTGGAAGGAACAGGCCCGCCGCGCGAAAGACGAGAGCCGACGAGCCCGCGAGGAGGCTCAGCAGGCCCGGCGCCAGGCCAAGGAGGCGCAGACGCGGGCGTGGGCGCAGGCCCAGGAGGAGATGCAGCGCATCGGCCGCCAGGTCCAGGAGCACGCCCAGGACCACTTCGCGCGCGGCGACTGGCCCACGGGCGTACGGGAGAGCCTGACCGAACTGGCCAAGGAGTTCGGCGACTTCGGGAAGGAGTTCGGCAAGGACTTCGGGTTCGGGGGGCGGCCGAGTACCGGCAAGTCGGCCCCGACCACGACACCCGGGGGATCGACACCCGAGTACGGCCAGACCCCGGAGGACTTCCCCGCCGAGTACGAACCGACCTGGGCCCACGAGGACTCCACCGGTGAACCGGCCCGCGATCTGGACCGGCTCCTCGACCGTTTCCGGGACGACATCCGTGACGCGGCCCGCGACCATGGCGTCACCGAGGACCAACTCCGCGACACCCGGCGCCACTTGTCCGCGGCGGCGGCGCACATCGGGGCGGTGCTGCGCGGCGGCCGCAAGGGCTGA
- a CDS encoding Clp protease N-terminal domain-containing protein, with amino-acid sequence MFERFTKDARAVVQGAVEHRERSGPGSVDPEHLLLALLDRRGSRASFALTALGLAPEERKESVRQALGDARRRAGLSQAEADALAGLGIDVSEIVARVEEVHGVGAMSGEGKSRESWSGRRTFSRGAKNVLEKSLRIAVAHRDRHIGDEHLLLALTILPGVPGEVLADHGVTHEAATRVLYGGGEARAAG; translated from the coding sequence ATGTTCGAACGGTTCACGAAGGACGCCCGCGCCGTGGTGCAGGGCGCGGTGGAGCACCGCGAGCGGTCGGGGCCCGGTTCCGTCGACCCCGAGCACCTGCTGCTGGCCCTCCTCGACCGCCGGGGCAGCCGCGCCTCCTTCGCCCTGACCGCCCTCGGTCTCGCCCCCGAGGAACGCAAGGAGTCCGTACGGCAGGCTCTCGGCGACGCCCGTCGGCGTGCGGGGCTCTCCCAGGCCGAGGCCGACGCGCTGGCCGGGCTCGGTATCGACGTCTCGGAGATCGTCGCCCGGGTCGAGGAGGTGCACGGCGTCGGGGCGATGTCCGGTGAGGGGAAGTCCAGGGAGTCGTGGTCGGGGCGCCGGACCTTCAGCCGAGGCGCCAAGAACGTCCTGGAGAAGTCCCTGCGCATCGCCGTCGCCCACCGCGACCGGCACATCGGCGACGAGCACCTCCTCCTCGCCCTGACCATCCTCCCCGGCGTACCGGGTGAGGTGCTCGCCGATCACGGGGTGACGCACGAGGCGGCCACGCGCGTGCTCTACGGCGGGGGAGAGGCGAGGGCGGCGGGCTGA
- a CDS encoding helix-turn-helix domain-containing protein translates to MTEATDLAERAGDRDPRVGLRAVSALRRLVEQLEAVQVRSARNQGWSWQEIAAELGVSRQAVHKKYGRQ, encoded by the coding sequence ATGACCGAAGCAACGGATCTCGCCGAGCGCGCGGGTGACCGTGATCCACGGGTCGGCCTGCGTGCCGTCTCCGCGCTGCGCAGGCTGGTGGAGCAGTTGGAGGCGGTGCAGGTGCGCAGTGCGCGCAACCAGGGCTGGTCGTGGCAGGAGATCGCCGCGGAACTCGGTGTCAGCAGGCAGGCCGTGCACAAGAAGTACGGGAGGCAGTGA
- a CDS encoding zinc-binding dehydrogenase, with the protein MFAVYAARIDRDQPLSGLELGERPAPEARPGWSVVDVRAASLNHHDLWSLRGVGLAEDKLPMILGCDAAGVDEDGNEVVLHSVIGQTGHGVGPKEPRSILTEHYQGTFAERVAVPTWNVLPKPKELSFAEAACLPTAWLTAYRMLFTNSGVRPGDSVLVQGAGGGVATAAIVLAKAAGLRVFATSRDEAKRKRALELGALEAVEPGGRLPQRVDAVIETVGAATWSHSVKSLKPGGTIVISGATSGDRPSHAELTRIFFLELKVVGSTMGTKDELEDLLAFCATTGVRPVIDEVLPMDRAREGFERLDSGGQFGKIVLTNG; encoded by the coding sequence ATGTTCGCCGTCTACGCCGCCCGAATCGACCGCGACCAGCCGCTCTCCGGCCTTGAGTTGGGGGAGCGTCCCGCCCCCGAGGCCCGGCCGGGCTGGAGTGTCGTCGACGTCAGGGCCGCCTCCCTCAATCACCATGACCTCTGGTCCCTGCGCGGCGTCGGCCTCGCGGAGGACAAGCTGCCGATGATCCTCGGCTGTGACGCCGCAGGTGTCGACGAGGACGGCAACGAGGTCGTCCTGCACTCCGTCATCGGGCAGACCGGTCACGGCGTCGGTCCCAAGGAACCCCGTTCCATCCTCACCGAGCACTACCAGGGCACCTTCGCCGAGCGGGTCGCCGTACCGACGTGGAACGTGCTGCCGAAGCCGAAGGAACTCTCCTTCGCCGAAGCCGCCTGTCTGCCCACCGCCTGGCTGACGGCGTACCGCATGCTCTTCACCAACTCCGGTGTACGGCCCGGTGATTCGGTGCTCGTACAGGGTGCCGGCGGGGGCGTCGCCACTGCCGCCATCGTCCTTGCCAAGGCGGCCGGGCTGCGCGTCTTCGCGACCAGCCGGGACGAGGCCAAGCGGAAGCGGGCGCTGGAACTCGGTGCCCTGGAGGCGGTGGAGCCGGGTGGGCGGCTGCCGCAGCGCGTCGACGCCGTCATCGAGACCGTCGGCGCCGCCACCTGGTCCCACTCGGTCAAGTCGCTGAAGCCCGGCGGCACGATCGTCATCTCCGGTGCCACCAGCGGCGACCGCCCTTCGCACGCCGAACTCACCCGCATCTTCTTCCTCGAACTCAAGGTCGTCGGCTCGACCATGGGCACCAAGGACGAGCTGGAGGATCTGCTCGCCTTCTGCGCGACCACCGGTGTACGGCCGGTCATCGACGAGGTGCTGCCCATGGACCGCGCCCGCGAGGGCTTCGAACGCCTCGACTCCGGCGGCCAGTTCGGCAAGATCGTCCTCACGAACGGTTAG
- a CDS encoding NAD(P)-dependent malic enzyme has translation MAAEIVNPRSDSSTDQDGGAEPLHSFDPAFALHRGGKMAVQATVPIRDKDDLSLAYTPGVARVCTAIAEQPELVHDYTWKSSVVAVVTDGTAVLGLGDIGPEASLPVMEGKAILFKQFGGVDAVPIALACTGVDEIIETVVRLAPSFGGINLEDISAPRCFEIERRLQERLDIPVFHDDQHGTAIVTLAALRNAARLTGRELGDLRAVISGAGAAGVAIAKFLLEAGLGDVAVADRKGVVSCDRDDLTPVKRELAEITNKAGISGSLEAALEGADVFIGVSGGTVPEPAVASMAEGAFVFAMANPNPEVHPDVAHKYAAVVATGRSDFPNQINNVLAFPGIFAGALQVRASRITEGMKIAAAEALAGVVGDDLAADYVIPSPFDERVAPAVTAAVAAAARAEGVARR, from the coding sequence GTGGCAGCGGAGATCGTCAATCCTCGCAGCGACAGCAGTACGGATCAGGACGGCGGGGCCGAGCCCCTCCATTCCTTCGATCCGGCGTTCGCGCTGCACCGCGGCGGCAAGATGGCCGTGCAGGCCACCGTGCCGATCCGCGACAAGGACGACCTGTCCCTCGCGTACACACCCGGCGTCGCGCGCGTGTGCACCGCGATCGCCGAGCAGCCGGAACTCGTCCACGACTACACATGGAAGTCGTCCGTGGTCGCCGTCGTGACGGACGGTACGGCGGTGCTCGGACTCGGCGACATCGGTCCCGAGGCATCCCTCCCGGTCATGGAGGGCAAGGCGATCCTGTTCAAGCAGTTCGGCGGCGTGGACGCGGTGCCGATCGCGCTGGCGTGCACCGGCGTCGACGAGATCATCGAGACCGTCGTGCGGCTCGCGCCCTCCTTCGGAGGCATCAACCTGGAGGACATCTCGGCGCCGCGCTGCTTCGAGATCGAGCGCAGGCTCCAGGAGCGGCTGGACATCCCGGTCTTCCACGACGACCAGCACGGTACGGCGATCGTGACGCTGGCGGCGCTGCGGAACGCCGCGCGGCTGACCGGGCGGGAGCTGGGTGACCTGCGGGCCGTCATCTCCGGTGCGGGCGCCGCCGGCGTGGCCATCGCCAAGTTCCTGCTGGAGGCGGGGCTCGGTGACGTCGCCGTCGCCGACCGCAAGGGTGTCGTCTCGTGCGACCGGGACGACCTCACTCCGGTCAAGCGTGAACTCGCGGAGATCACCAACAAGGCGGGAATCTCCGGGTCGTTGGAGGCGGCGCTGGAAGGTGCCGACGTCTTCATCGGGGTTTCCGGGGGTACGGTGCCGGAGCCGGCCGTGGCTTCCATGGCCGAGGGTGCGTTCGTCTTCGCGATGGCCAACCCGAATCCCGAGGTGCACCCGGATGTGGCGCACAAGTACGCGGCGGTCGTCGCCACCGGGCGGTCGGACTTCCCGAACCAGATCAACAACGTGCTGGCGTTTCCGGGGATCTTCGCGGGGGCGCTCCAGGTGCGGGCGTCCCGGATCACGGAGGGGATGAAGATCGCGGCGGCGGAGGCGCTGGCGGGTGTCGTCGGGGACGATCTCGCCGCGGACTATGTCATTCCGTCGCCCTTCGACGAGCGGGTCGCGCCTGCGGTCACCGCGGCTGTGGCTGCGGCGGCGCGGGCGGAGGGGGTTGCCCGGCGGTAG